A stretch of Argiope bruennichi chromosome 10, qqArgBrue1.1, whole genome shotgun sequence DNA encodes these proteins:
- the LOC129988783 gene encoding oocyte zinc finger protein XlCOF6.1-like, with the protein MQVSLYEKDMHLTSDLCIKESDDNAYEQNQPICADEKPSICHICCQTFSEKSDLMTHIFTHSNEKSDLSQACHEELSQNQLLNLQYRNETDEKSFVCNICGKAFSLKAVFNRHYLIHTNERPFVCEKCGKTFKRKGVLSRHYLTHSNEKPFVCEICGKAFHMKWLLKSHFLVHKNDKSFVCHICGKAFAREGYLDVHHRANHTNEKNFACDICSKTFFHKAVLKRHYLTHSNEKPFVCDMCGMAFSRKIVLHKHYRTHTKEKPFGCDMCGQAFSRKSTLNRHYRGHSNEKPFICDTCGKAFPRKHNLNEHCRIHTNEKPFICNTCGKAFSRKRNLNQHRCRCA; encoded by the coding sequence CTGATGAAAAACCATCTATATGTCATATCTGCTGTCAGACATTTTCTGAGAAAAGTGATTTAATGACGCATATTTTTactcattcaaatgaaaaatctgATTTGTCTCAAGCATGCCATGAAGAACTTTCTCAAAACCAGTTATTAAACCTTCAATATCGTAATGAAACAGATGAAAAAAGTTTTGTTTGTAATATCTGTggaaaagcattttctttaaaagctgTTTTCAACAGACATTATCTTATTCATACAAATGAGAGACCTTTTGTTTGTGAAAAATGTGGTAAAACATTCAAACGTAAAGGTGTTTTAAGCAGACATTATCTGACTCATTCAAATGAAAAACCTTTTGTTTGTGAAATATGTGGCAAGGCATTTCATATGAAATGGCTTTTAAAGAGCCATTTTCTTgttcataaaaatgataaatctttTGTTTGTCACATATGTGGCAAAGCATTTGCTCGAGAAGGTTATTTAGATGTTCATCATCGAGCAAATCAcacaaatgaaaagaattttgcttGTGATATATGTAGCAAGACATTTTTTcataaagcagttttaaaaagacATTATCTTACTCATTCAAATGAAAAACCTTTTGTTTGTGATATGTGTGGTATGGCATTTTCTCGTAAAATAGTTTTACACAAACATTATCGAACTCATACTAAAGAAAAACCTTTTGGTTGTGATATGTGTGGGCAGGCATTTTCTAGAAAATCTACATTAAACAGACATTATCGTGGTCATTCAAATGAAAAACCTTTTATTTGTGATACTTGTGGTAAAGCCTTTCCTCGGAAGCATAATTTAAATGAGCATTGTCGTATTCATACAAATGAGAAACCTTTTATTTGTAATACATGTGGTAAAGCATTTTCTAGAAAACGTAATCTAAATCAACATCGTTGTAGGTGTGCATAG